A single Syntrophorhabdaceae bacterium DNA region contains:
- the feoB gene encoding ferrous iron transport protein B, protein MDEGPLPITELQEGEEGIVYHLSGGKSLMSRFAGMGIMPGTRIKVLRNSGRLVIVFASDTRIALGHNQAASIEVIRAHFPEARKKEKEERETFLIALAGQPNVGKSTVFNVLTGLSQHVGNWPGKTVERKEGVYLTDRSEIRIVDLPGTYSLSAFSEEERVARDFIIQEHPDAIILLVNASALERSLYLLSELLLLGPPVIVGVNMTDVAEGQGIHIDVDALRRALGIPVVYLVATKNRGIKELISDAVRLAKRELPYSPAMPEVSEDHRQIYHRLAELMDDHISPPLTSGWIAIKLMEGDPEIARLMEELVPVEVWDEVMSLLIMHEDALRAVVGGRYDWIEDVTRATISRFKRGQVLITDRIDHLLTRPVIGIPVLLAILGIIFALTFEVGFPAQKGLESLMSGLGKWIDGSLSFAPGWVRGLVVNGVIGGVGSILTFIPLLIIFFTAMAFLEDVGYMARAAFVMDRFMHIIGLHGKSFLPMCLGFGCNVPSVLGARIVESRRARLLTIFLTPFVPCTGRLAAMTFIAAAIFGEKALAVSWSLVALNIFALGIAGIIISRLFLRGEPVPFIMELPLYHRPDLKVVSLVVWSRTAAFVRKAGTVILIFSVVIWFLSNFPGGTIDTSIIAWIGRKVQFIGAPMGLDWRMMVALLSSVVAKENSIASLGILYNVGDQGLRTVLPMVVNQSSALAFLVVLMIFVPCVPTITVMRQEMESWRWFSFSMLFMLCLSLACGIAAFHIAPVLGL, encoded by the coding sequence ATGGATGAGGGACCTTTACCTATCACCGAGCTTCAGGAGGGGGAAGAGGGGATAGTCTATCACCTGTCCGGCGGGAAAAGTCTCATGAGCAGGTTCGCCGGAATGGGCATAATGCCCGGCACCCGGATAAAAGTGCTTCGGAATAGCGGCAGGCTTGTGATCGTCTTCGCGTCGGATACCCGGATTGCCCTTGGTCATAATCAGGCTGCTTCCATAGAGGTAATCAGGGCGCATTTCCCGGAAGCACGGAAAAAGGAGAAAGAAGAAAGGGAGACCTTTCTTATCGCCCTCGCGGGACAGCCTAACGTAGGAAAATCGACGGTGTTCAATGTGCTTACCGGCCTCTCCCAGCACGTGGGAAACTGGCCGGGGAAAACAGTGGAGAGGAAGGAAGGGGTCTACCTCACGGACCGTAGCGAGATCAGGATCGTGGACCTGCCCGGGACCTATAGCCTGAGCGCATTTTCCGAAGAGGAGAGAGTAGCCCGTGATTTTATCATCCAGGAGCATCCGGACGCGATTATACTCCTTGTAAATGCCTCTGCCCTCGAGCGAAGCCTCTATCTTCTTTCCGAATTGCTCCTTCTCGGCCCTCCGGTAATCGTGGGAGTCAACATGACCGACGTTGCCGAAGGCCAGGGTATCCATATCGACGTGGATGCGCTACGCAGGGCCCTCGGAATACCGGTAGTCTATCTCGTCGCCACCAAGAACAGAGGCATAAAAGAGCTTATCTCGGATGCGGTAAGGCTGGCAAAACGGGAGCTTCCCTACAGTCCCGCCATGCCCGAAGTATCGGAAGATCACCGGCAGATTTATCATCGTCTCGCGGAGCTGATGGACGACCATATCTCGCCGCCCCTTACAAGCGGCTGGATCGCGATAAAGCTCATGGAGGGGGATCCCGAGATCGCCCGGCTTATGGAGGAGCTTGTCCCGGTGGAAGTGTGGGATGAGGTAATGTCCCTTCTCATCATGCACGAGGATGCACTCCGTGCGGTAGTGGGCGGGAGATATGACTGGATCGAGGACGTCACGCGGGCGACCATATCACGGTTCAAGAGAGGCCAGGTGCTGATCACGGACCGTATCGACCACCTCCTTACCCGTCCGGTGATCGGCATCCCGGTCCTTCTCGCCATACTGGGCATTATATTCGCCCTCACCTTTGAGGTCGGTTTCCCTGCCCAGAAGGGGCTTGAGTCCCTCATGAGCGGCCTCGGAAAATGGATTGACGGCTCTCTCTCTTTCGCTCCCGGCTGGGTGAGGGGGCTCGTGGTGAACGGGGTCATCGGGGGCGTCGGATCTATTCTGACATTTATCCCCCTCCTTATCATATTTTTTACTGCCATGGCCTTTTTGGAAGACGTGGGCTATATGGCCCGGGCGGCCTTCGTCATGGACCGGTTCATGCATATCATAGGGCTTCATGGAAAGAGCTTTCTTCCCATGTGCCTCGGGTTCGGATGCAATGTCCCTTCCGTGCTGGGGGCGCGCATTGTGGAATCTCGCCGTGCCCGTCTTCTCACCATATTTCTTACCCCCTTTGTGCCCTGCACCGGACGCCTCGCGGCTATGACCTTTATAGCGGCCGCCATTTTCGGAGAGAAGGCGCTGGCCGTCTCCTGGTCTCTTGTTGCCCTCAATATTTTCGCCCTCGGCATCGCGGGTATCATCATCAGCAGGCTCTTTCTTCGGGGCGAGCCCGTGCCTTTCATCATGGAGCTGCCCCTCTACCACAGGCCTGACCTCAAGGTGGTGAGCCTGGTGGTATGGAGCAGGACCGCGGCCTTCGTGCGGAAGGCCGGCACGGTGATACTGATTTTTTCCGTGGTCATATGGTTTCTCTCGAATTTCCCCGGTGGAACGATCGACACGAGCATCATTGCCTGGATCGGGCGTAAGGTGCAGTTCATTGGCGCCCCCATGGGTCTCGACTGGAGGATGATGGTAGCCCTGCTTTCGAGCGTGGTGGCAAAGGAAAATTCCATTGCGAGCCTCGGCATACTTTACAATGTGGGAGATCAGGGGTTGAGGACGGTCCTGCCTATGGTGGTCAACCAGTCTTCCGCCCTCGCATTTCT